The Syntrophales bacterium nucleotide sequence AAATAACCCTAAAAGATATAGAAGTGCTTACCAATCAGCAGGGAAAGCCGTATTTGAACTTTAGCGACAGGATAAAACCCATCTTAAATCGCTGCGGGGGCACACCTGCTGTTCATCTGAGCATCACACACACCAGCAAGTACGCCACTGCCGTCGTTGTACTTGAAAACAGGGTTCCGAGTTCTGAGTTTAAAGTTCCGAGTTGAAAACTTTGAACCTTGAACTTTGAACTCAGGACTTTGAACTTTGAACTCTGAACTCAGAACTCAGAACTCAGATATAATCCTGATTTCCAATAGCGCCGAGGATACGCAGATCATCGGCAAGATTATAGGAGAATACCTCCGGGGCGGAGATGTTGTTGCACTCATTGGCGAACTCGGTTCAGGCAAAACCTGTATTACGCGGGGCATTGCCAGGGGCGTCGGCGTATCTGAGAAATATCAGATAACAAGTCCAACATTCACCCTGATCAATGAATATCCCGGAAGAGCGACCCTTTATCATTTGGATATTTATAGATTATCAGGCTTGCAGGATTTAGAGGATATGGGGTATGAAGAATACTTTTATGGCGAT carries:
- the acpS gene encoding holo-ACP synthase, translated to MICGIGIDLVEIDRIEKILKRWGERFTDRVYTEDELEYCQKRAHPATHFAARFAAKEAFLKSIGVGLAGEITLKDIEVLTNQQGKPYLNFSDRIKPILNRCGGTPAVHLSITHTSKYATAVVVLENRVPSSEFKVPS
- the tsaE gene encoding tRNA (adenosine(37)-N6)-threonylcarbamoyltransferase complex ATPase subunit type 1 TsaE, whose translation is MNSELRTQNSDIILISNSAEDTQIIGKIIGEYLRGGDVVALIGELGSGKTCITRGIARGVGVSEKYQITSPTFTLINEYPGRATLYHLDIYRLSGLQDLEDMGYEEYFYGDGIIVIEWAEKIKEILPSECFNIYLRYLDENKRELKISGRRDTIEKISEKLKRGGFR